In one window of Calypte anna isolate BGI_N300 chromosome 1, bCalAnn1_v1.p, whole genome shotgun sequence DNA:
- the LOC103531743 gene encoding histone H2A-IV isoform X1, which produces MSGRGKQGGKARAKAKSRSSRAGLQFPVGRVHRLLRKGNYAERVGAGAPVYLAAVLEYLTAEILELAGNAARDNKKTRIIPRHLQLAIRNDEELNKLLGKVTIAQGGVLPNIQAVLLPKKTDSHKAKANAYGVPC; this is translated from the exons ATGTCCGGCCGTGGCAAGCAGGGCGGGAAGGCGCGGGCCAAGGCTAAGTCGCGCTCGTCGCGGGCCGGGCTGCAGTTCCCGGTGGGCCGCGTCCACCGCCTCCTGCGGAAAGGCAACTACGCGGAGCGGGTGGGCGCCGGCGCCCCGGTGTACCTGGCGGCCGTGCTGGAGTACCTGACGGCCGAGATCCTGGAGCTGGCGGGCAACGCTGCCCGCGACAACAAGAAGACGCGTATCATCCCCCGCCACCTGCAGCTGGCCATCCGCAACGACGAGgagctcaacaagctgctgggcAAGGTGACGATCGCGCAGGGTGGGGTGCTGCCCAATATCCAGGCCGTGCTGCTGCCCAAGAAGACTGACAGCCACAAGGCTAAAGCCAA TGCCTATGGAGTTCCCTGCTGA
- the LOC103531743 gene encoding histone H2A-IV isoform X2 — translation MSGRGKQGGKARAKAKSRSSRAGLQFPVGRVHRLLRKGNYAERVGAGAPVYLAAVLEYLTAEILELAGNAARDNKKTRIIPRHLQLAIRNDEELNKLLGKVTIAQGGVLPNIQAVLLPKKTDSHKAKAK, via the exons ATGTCCGGCCGTGGCAAGCAGGGCGGGAAGGCGCGGGCCAAGGCTAAGTCGCGCTCGTCGCGGGCCGGGCTGCAGTTCCCGGTGGGCCGCGTCCACCGCCTCCTGCGGAAAGGCAACTACGCGGAGCGGGTGGGCGCCGGCGCCCCGGTGTACCTGGCGGCCGTGCTGGAGTACCTGACGGCCGAGATCCTGGAGCTGGCGGGCAACGCTGCCCGCGACAACAAGAAGACGCGTATCATCCCCCGCCACCTGCAGCTGGCCATCCGCAACGACGAGgagctcaacaagctgctgggcAAGGTGACGATCGCGCAGGGTGGGGTGCTGCCCAATATCCAGGCCGTGCTGCTGCCCAAGAAGACTGACAGCCACAAGGCTAAAGCCAA ATGA
- the LOC115600416 gene encoding histone H2B 1/2/3/4/6, whose protein sequence is MPEPAKSAPAPKKGSKKAVTKTQKKGDKKRKKSRKESYSIYVYKVLKQVHPDTGISSKAMGIMNSFVNDIFERIAGEASRLAHYNKRSTITSREIQTAVRLLLPGELAKHAVSEGTKAVTKYTSSK, encoded by the coding sequence ATGCCTGAGCCAGCTAAGTCTGCCCCGGCGCCCAAGaagggctccaagaaagctgttACCAAGACGCAGAAGAAAGGAGACAAGAAACGCAAGAAGAGCCGTAAGGAGAGCTACTCGATCTACGTGTACAAGGTGCTGAAGCAGGTGCACCCCGACACGGGCATCTCGTCGAAGGCCATGGGCATCATGAACTCCTTCGTCAACGACATCTTCGAGCGCATCGCCGGGGAGGCGTCTCGCCTGGCGCACTACAACAAGCGCTCCACCATCACCTCGCGGGAGATCCAGACGGCAGtgcggctgctgctgcccgGCGAGCTGGCCAAGCACGCAGTCTCCGAGGGCACCAAAGCTGTCACCAAGTACACCAGCTCTAAGTAA